GGGAGAGCTATGACTGTTCAGGACGCCACCACCACCGAAACCCACGGTGTGACCCTGTCCGACGCTGCGGCGACGAAGGCGAAGGCGCTGCTGGACCAGGAAGGCCGCGACGACCTCGCGCTGCGGATCGCTGTCCAGCCCGGCGGCTGCGCCGGCCTGCGCTACAACCTGTTCTTCGACGACCGCGCCCTCGACGGCGACCTCACCGCCGAGTTCGGCGGCGTCAAGCTGGTCGTGGACCGGATGAGCGCGCCGTACGTGCAGGGCGCCACCATCGATTTCGTCGACTCGATCGAGAAGCAGGGCTTCACGATCGACAACCCGAATGCCACCGGCTCCTGCGCCTGCGGCGACTCCTTCAACTGACGTGACCTGACGGCCGGCGGTCAGTACTGACCGCCGGTTCGTAGTACGTACGAGCACACCAGAACCTGCTCGTTCTTCCCGTCTCTCTTCACCAGCAGCTGCGCCACGCCCTGTTGTTCGTCACTGACCGGGCGCTGTCCGCGGGCGGCCCCGCTGGCCGGTGCGACGCGCATGGTGAACAGCACCTGAGCCTGCGTGGTGGACCACGGCACGTTGGCGTCGATGCCCGTCACCTCGACCTGGCTGAACTGCTTCTGGAACGCATCACTGGCCAGACCGGCCACCGCGAGATCGGCCTTGCGGTCCTTGACCCCTTCGTACAGCCCGCACAGCGTGTGGCGGGCGACGGTCTCGTCATCCCCGTCGAGCAGTGCGTTGAGGTACTCCTGGACGGCGCCCATGGCCTGGGTGTCGGAAACCACCACCGGAGCGGTGGGGCCACGGCGACCCGCCACCAGCACGGCAGTCAACACACCGGCCAGTGCCACCACCGCCACCAGCGCCGCGACGATCTTGGACCAGCGCCGTCGAGTCGGATAGGGCACCGGCGGCGGCAGAGTGCCCGGATACGCCGACGGCGCCGACGACACCTGCTCGGGATATGACTGAGGCGG
Above is a window of Mycolicibacterium boenickei DNA encoding:
- a CDS encoding HesB/IscA family protein; protein product: MTVQDATTTETHGVTLSDAAATKAKALLDQEGRDDLALRIAVQPGGCAGLRYNLFFDDRALDGDLTAEFGGVKLVVDRMSAPYVQGATIDFVDSIEKQGFTIDNPNATGSCACGDSFN
- a CDS encoding Rv0361 family membrane protein yields the protein MTGSYQYPEQTPPQSYPEQVSSAPSAYPGTLPPPVPYPTRRRWSKIVAALVAVVALAGVLTAVLVAGRRGPTAPVVVSDTQAMGAVQEYLNALLDGDDETVARHTLCGLYEGVKDRKADLAVAGLASDAFQKQFSQVEVTGIDANVPWSTTQAQVLFTMRVAPASGAARGQRPVSDEQQGVAQLLVKRDGKNEQVLVCSYVLRTGGQY